Proteins co-encoded in one Sebastes fasciatus isolate fSebFas1 chromosome 11, fSebFas1.pri, whole genome shotgun sequence genomic window:
- the cebpd gene encoding CCAAT/enhancer-binding protein delta produces MCDIYSLDSHCVSPRCNMSWAMEPANFYETSKLSALPQQTQPQQGVCKPGSRGDEVGGAGTTMVELSTAVAPPATAMYDDESAIDFSQYIESMTAVPTLELCNDELFLDLFNTVKQEKADFYNMMPGDMQQLSASYAAAERKEGMGMVKVAFSAPIKQESDWSDSDMSSPLPSQIESCAQTSVSLLSAGQPTPPTTPEPLSSSSGSSAKSSPRKMGREKGKKVDRYSSEYRQRRERNNIAVRKSRDKAKRRNMDMQHKLLELSSDNDRLHKTIEQLSRELSGLRDFFKQMPNTNSHNSNFVGSTSALSR; encoded by the coding sequence ATGTGTGACATATACAGCCTGGACTCTCACTGCGTGTCTCCACGATGCAACATGAGTTGGGCGATGGAGCCTGCTAACTTCTACGAGACCTCCAAGCTGAGCGCTCTACCGCAGCAGACGCAGCCGCAGCAGGGCGTCTGCAAGCCGGGCAGCAGAGGCGACGAGGTCGGTGGAGCTGGAACCACCATGGTGGAGCTGAGCACCGCAGTCGCTCCTCCTGCTACTGCCATGTACGACGACGAGAGCGCCATCGACTTCAGCCAGTACATCGAGTCCATGACTGCGGTGCCGACACTGGAGCTGTGCAACGACGAGCTCTTCCTCGACCTGTTCAACACTGTGAAGCAGGAGAAGGCGGATTTCTACAACATGATGCCCGGAGACATGCAGCAGCTGTCGGCCTCATACGCggctgcagagaggaaggaaggcaTGGGGATGGTTAAAGTGGCGTTTAGTGCGCCCATCAAGCAGGAGTCCGACTGGAGTGACAGCGACATGTCTTCACCTCTGCCTTCCCAGATTGAGAGTTGTGCTCAGACCTCTGTGAGTCTCCTCTCTGCAGGGCAACCAACTCCTCCAACCACCCCGGAGCCTCTCTCCAGCTCCAGCGGCTCCTCAGCCAAGTCTTCACCGCGCAAGATGGGCAGAGAGAAGGGCAAGAAGGTGGACAGGTACAGCTCGGAGTACCGACAGAGGCGAGAGAGGAATAATATCGCAGTGAGGAAAAGCAGAGACAAAGCCAAGAGGCGCAACATGGATATGCAGCACAAGTTGCTTGAACTGAGCTCTGATAATGACAGACTTCACAAAACTATCGAGCAGCTAAGCAGAGAGCTGTCCGGGCTCAGAGATTTCTTCAAGCAGATGCCCAACACCAACTCTCACAACTCCAACTTTGTGGGCTCCACAAGTGCATTGAGCCGGTGA